The Syntrophobotulus glycolicus DSM 8271 DNA window CGCTTTAGCGGCTATGGTTTCGATCCGGTCATCTGAAGAGGGGGCCACCATCCGGATCAGTCTTACCCCTGTCCGGATATTCTCCCCGTAAATCTCGTTGCTTTCCTCATCAGGGAGATCAGGAACAATCAGACCGTCTATTCCGCTTTGGACACAGTTGTCCATAAACTTTTCTTTGCCGTATTGCAGAACACAATTGACATAAAGCAAAAAGACCAGGGGAATATTTGTCTCCTGCCGGAGCCGGGCCGCAAGCTCAAACAGCCTGTCTATACCGACATCATTTTTGAGCGCGCGCAGATTGGCTTCCTCAATTACCGGACCCTCGGCAACCGGATCGGAGAACGGCACCCCCAGCTCGACCAGGTCGGCGCCGGCCTTTTCCATCTCCAATACCAGTTTGCGTGTGGTTTCCAGATCAGGGTCTCCTGCCGTCACAAAGGTAATCAAGGCTTTTTTCTTTTGATCTGCCCGGCGGGCAAACATTTCGTCAATTCTGTTTTGCTCAGCGCTCATCTATCTCCACCTCCAAATATCTGGCTATCTGGTAAACATCTTTGTCCCCCCGGCCTGAAAGGTTAATGACAATGGTCTTATCCCCGTCCATCGCCGGTGCTATTTTCATGGCATAAGCAACGGCATGAGCCGATTCAATAGCCGGGATGATCCCCTCGGTTTTCGACAGCAGTTGGAACGCTTCAACCGCTTCACTATCGGTAATATTCGCATATTCGGCCCGACCGGTGGCATGCAGCCAGGCGTGTTCCGGCCCGATCCCCGGATAATCCAGGCCGGCCGAGATGGAATAGACAGGTGTGATCTGCCCTTCTTCATCCTGCAGAAAATAAGATTTCATGCCATGAAATACCCCTATGCTGCCCTTGGTAATCGTTGCCGCGTGATCAGGGGTCTCAACTCCCCGTCCGCCTGCTTCTACCCCGATCATCCGCACTTCTTTGTCTTCAATGAACGGATAGAAAAGACCCATGGCATTGCTGCCGCCGCCGACACAGGCGATCAGGCAATCAGGCAGCTTACCGGTCTGGGCCAGCATTTGTTCCCTGACCTCACGTCCGATCACGCTTTGAAAATCGCGGACCATCATGGGATAAGGATGCGGCCCCATGACAGAGCCCAGCACATAGAAGGTATCATCCACACGAGCTGTCCATTCCCGCATAGCCTCGTTCACCGCGTC harbors:
- the trpA gene encoding tryptophan synthase subunit alpha, translating into MSAEQNRIDEMFARRADQKKKALITFVTAGDPDLETTRKLVLEMEKAGADLVELGVPFSDPVAEGPVIEEANLRALKNDVGIDRLFELAARLRQETNIPLVFLLYVNCVLQYGKEKFMDNCVQSGIDGLIVPDLPDEESNEIYGENIRTGVRLIRMVAPSSDDRIETIAAKAEGFLYCVSSLGVTGVRSGFKTDFEGFFGKINQYKSAPSAVGFGIATPEQVRDLKKYCDGVIVGSAIVKKVAAAAGPEEAVASVGELVRSLRRALDE
- the trpB gene encoding tryptophan synthase subunit beta, with amino-acid sequence MREGRYGVFGGRYVPETLMNALLELEKAYEFYQNDREFQEEFDRLLREYAGRPSLLYYAEKLTEHLGGAKIYLKREDLNHTGSHKINNVLGQTLLAKKMGKKRVIAETGAGQHGVAAATAAALFGMECQVFMGREDTERQALNVFRMNLLGSSVKAVESGTATLKDAVNEAMREWTARVDDTFYVLGSVMGPHPYPMMVRDFQSVIGREVREQMLAQTGKLPDCLIACVGGGSNAMGLFYPFIEDKEVRMIGVEAGGRGVETPDHAATITKGSIGVFHGMKSYFLQDEEGQITPVYSISAGLDYPGIGPEHAWLHATGRAEYANITDSEAVEAFQLLSKTEGIIPAIESAHAVAYAMKIAPAMDGDKTIVINLSGRGDKDVYQIARYLEVEIDER